TGCAGTCTGGCGCTTTCCAGGGGACTGTTGGAGGGGCGGGGATAGGTGCTGTGGTTGCGGGCGGACTGGGGACGGTGGTGGGCACTGTCGTTGGCACGGTTACGGCAGTGCCGGCGACGGCTGTGGGAGGGCTGGTGGGCGCAGGGGTAGGGTTGGGGCATGGAAGTTGGATCAAGTTGGGCAAGCTGGGAGATGGGAAGAATGGGAAAGGTAAGAAGGGCCAGAATGAGGAAGACAAGGAAGGGGACGGTGGTGATGAGAACAAGGAGAACGAGGGAGGGGATGGAGGACAGCAGAGCGAAGAggttgatgttgatgatgCGGTGCCGAATCCGGAGATGTTGAGGCAAGCTGCTGAGGACATCAAGAAGGAGAGAGAACGAGGAAGTCTAGACACAGAAGGAGGTGCTGAGGttgagaaggagaagaggaagccGAGGAAACTGAGCAGGCAGGAGAGCGAGCAGGGCCAACCCAAGGAACAAAAGACAGAGAAAAGGAAGCCTAGGAAGATCGAAGTACGGAGTAGTAAACCAGAGGCGGCTGCAGTCTGAGCGACCGACACTGAAAGATACATTGAAGCTACAATTCATCCAGACTACATTCGTCGCCTCAAAAGCAATCAATGTGCTGACGGATTCAGCGTTTGTTAGACTTGTTTCTATGTAAGGGAAGACGGGTACAAGTCGATATGTTGTACATGTGGGGTGCAAATCCAAGCCTATGCATCAACGCACTCCCAACTTCCAATCACGTTCGGATCGCCCTCCCCTCTGTACTGGTTGCGCTTCGGGTATTTGCAATGCGCGCGCTGAAATTTCACACCGAGACTCACTGTATCGTTAACGTACTTGGTGCCAATGAGTGTCTCAGGTGCGTTGTCCTTCTCGACCCAATCGACAATAGCCATCAGAATATTCTCTTTGGGATCGTAGGTGGTGACTTCGTCGATGGCCTGTCCAATAGCGTGTGCACCATCTCCTCCACCACAGTGGCCTGTGCCGCTGACGGTGAAGAAACGATAGAAAGAGTCGAGCTCTTCAGATGAGAGTCCCATCGTCTCTCTGACATGGTCGTAATACCTGGGTGAGTTGGCACTCGAGATGACGGCATCCATCTGTCCGTGCCAATGCAGTATCTTGGTGTTTTTCTTAGCGTCGCTCAGATCGCCCTTCCAGGTTTGGATGTTTGACGGATTGATACGCGCAGCATTGTCGTAGTCGCTTGTGTTCAGTGTTGATGGGTTCCATGTCGAGTCATTGTAGATGGCATAGCGGAACCAATCTGTAGTGTACGGAAAAGGTACTCCACTCAACAAAAGGCCCGAAGCCGCTATCTCGGCTCCAGGTTGCAAACGCGGGTAAACAAGATCTCCGTTGTCGTTATAAACTGGGGATAGCACAGTCTTGACGGTTTGAACTTGCTTAGCTGTTAGGCAACCATTGGAGGTGGTGTTGCTTCCGGTGCAAAGCAGGCCAGAGGGATCATAGTTGCAGAGCGGAGGGTACTCGAGAATGCCGTCACTATATCCATCCAATTCATCACACTGCTTGAGTATGTCGGCGTGGATAGTCGCCCACTGAGGACGGGTGACAAAAGTATCCGAGGTGTTGGTTCCAATTGCTACAAAGAATGAACCGCTCCAGGACGTAAGGTTGTTGAATGCAATAGCAGGAGCGCCTGCAACAATCCCGTCAAATTCCTCGGAGAAGTCTTGTGCGGCTTTGAAACCTTGTCTGCCGCCAGTCGAACAGCCGAAGTAGTACGATTTGTCATGGGCTTTCCCGTAAAAGTCCTTGGTAATTTGCTTTCCGATAAGGGTACCGTCGTATAGTCTGAAGTGGTTAGTTGCGATGTGATCCTCGCTAATGTGAAAGTACTCACGCGCGATACGCAAAATCCTCAACGACATCTGCATTTCTGTAGAAAGGCAGTCCAGCAGTTCCGTTGTGGCCGTTGTTCGTTCCAGCAGCTGCGAAGCCTGCGCCAGAAGTATACGCCAGGTCCTGGTACTTGATACAACCGTTCAGTCCACCGTTGCCTGATCATTTGTTAGCCAACATAACTTTCTTGCTTCGCCATGTGTAGCTTCACCTGTACTCAGATAGCGCCCAGTCCAGTTTGAAGGTAGCCAAGCCTCCATGTTGAATCCGGAGTGATCAGACGTCGAAACATAGAGTGCAACTCGACAGATGTCTGTTGTAACAAGCTGGAAAGATTTTGTACATGTTACGTCGTTTTCGGGAAGACTTAGATTCGTTCCAGCAGCGACAAACTCCGAGAAGTGAACAACTCCGTTCTCAACCTCGAGCTTTGAGGCGATAGAAGCGCATGTGGAACTGAAATCGGATGGTGTGGTGTTTGCTGAATACGATGAAGGTTGCTGTTCTGCAGGCGAGGCATTTATTATAGATGCACTCAGCAGTGTCGCCCATACGAACTTCATCTTGGTCAAGTAGAAAAGCAACCAGAAACACAGTGAAATCTTCTGTGGATGGGGATCGCTTTTGTATCTAAAGCCACAATACTGGTCTATCAAAGATCATGGTTATCGGTCCTACCTATTAAGGCGATATTACTTAGCGGTGAGACATGGCCATTTGTGGGGCCCCGCGTAGTTTCGTACAATGTATGGCCTCCAGCAAAAATAAAGTCCTGTGGCCAGTGCAACGGGAAAAGCAGAGGCTTGGCAAGTCTGACTCTCGTTATAAACATTGACAGGCGTTTCTGCACAAGGCCCActgcactggccatgggactctacttttgcCGGAGACCATAGTACATCATTATGCGAGGTGCTCAGTCTGGGAGAGATAGACTGGAAGGTGACTGGGGACTGGCCTTCTCTTGCCTGCCATAGAAGCATTAGCGGGTTGTGTATCTCAACACCCTCCAAGCAGAGAAGCCGGGTAATACTATAGTCTCCGgcaaaagtagagtcccatggccagtgtGTAGGCTAGTGTACGGAACTGTTAACAACAGATATGCATGGACGATTTCTATCTTACTAAGACGAAGGCAGCCTGCTTGTTGGTGTGGGACATGTTCTCAATTTCGGTAGAGACTTCGAGACACCCTGGTCGAATCCCTGTctgcactggccatgggactctacttttgcCGGAGACCATAGTACATTCAACCACACGGCGGCCAACGATATCTCAAGTTGTACCGAGTCGGGTGCCGAAGGAACTGCCGGCACTGTTAATCGGTTAAACTACGGAGATGAGCTCGGAGTGGTACCGTAGCAGCGTGTTTTGGTTAGAATCAGGTGGACGATCAAATGACGTCGGACCGCACTCGAAAGGACAGAAGCAGGAAGCAGGTCATCGGACCATGAGATTTAGAGGGCGGACCATGACTAAACCTAGATAGGCAGGCGACCATGCTTTAGCAGGGATCTCTAAAAGATAGCATGGTCTAGTACAGCTATGTTAGGTGTGAAGCTGCTCTAAATGACGATGCCTGGAGGTGTCTAGCAATACTGTAGCAAGATTTctagatagctaagaagAACTGTAGTCTTCCaagcgcaactagtagtgTACCACATCTACCGAGTTACTCGGAGTGCCTCCCAAAGTTGAGAACCGGAATGTGCCTGTAATCTGGGCTTTGGTCTTCAACCCCTTGCTTCCCGAGAAAGCTTGCAAAATTTGCAGCCTGAGAATCAAGGTGTATCAATGGGCAGCTGCATAAGCAAAGACTAACGTGTCTGCAGAGTGTTAATCGTAATGATTGTATTGTCTTTCATTCTTATCTTGACTCCATAGTCCTATGGTTACACAAAGCATAATGCTCAAGCGCGGACATCTGCTATCTCATCATGCTGTCGGTCACCAGCAGCCTCTGGGATCGGATAGTGTTCTCCACATCCCTGCATACCTTGCACTCCGCCACGACTTCACGCCGACAAAAGTGTTCAAAAACACACACACAAAACGATTGGCTGGAGGCGAAAATGCCTGGTATATTGTCAAAGAAAGGCAAGCGCGTTCAAAGACGACGCATATAATACAAGAAAGAAAAAGGGAAGGAGAAAGCGAAAGCTGTTTAAAGATACACATGCACAACTAACCGAGAGGCGAGTAGCTTGTCGGCCTACTCGTCAATTGTTCGCGTTTGAAGATTTCGAAAGTGTGCTCTGTGCCCTCCTCAGGAAGATACAAACCATCATCTGGAAGCCAACTTCTTGAGTAGTGACTCGTGCTTTGCGGTCGTGGCGCGCTTTGACTTCTCCGATTGCCTACAGAGTTGCGTGCAGAGTTGCGCGCAGAGGTTCGCGCAGTTTGGGTGGCCTCGCTGCCTTGCACTATGCTTGCAACCATGGAGTTGTATCTTGGGAACCGTGGAGGCGCCAGATCATCCTCGGGAATTTCAAGATCGTCTTCAGGCATCCAGCTGGTAGATCGCGAGTAACGATACGTGTAACGGCGCGAGTGACGTGGCATAGTCGATGCCTCGCTCACAGGACGAGTACTCGGTAAGCTTGGTACCATTTTTGATACATGACTGGCACTTGGCATTTGGTAGATGGTCGGTGACAAGCGGAAATTCGGACTGGTCGGACTGGGCAAGTAGGATAGCCGAGCCGAACTCGGGTGTAGGTGTGAACTTGCTACAGGTGAAGGGAATGCCGGTGATAGTGGTACTGACACAAAGCTCGAATTGCCTTCTGGAGGATGCGAAAAGAGAGGGTTCACCGCCCTTGCAGGGTTGCGAGTTGGCAACCCTGGAATTGGAGGCTCAACAGCAAGCTGATCACCACCGATAATGTCTTGATACCAGTCGTAAGAGCGAAAGCTGAAGCTTGGACTCGGTGGTGGCAACTCCGGCAAAGAGAGGCCGCCTTCTAGCTTCGACAAAGCATTGTCCTTGGGGTCAAGGCCTTGTGACTCGCTGTGATTGCTGCCAGTGTCGGACTTGGAATCCCTGAATGACTCCGCATAGCCGCTGCCATGTGGGTAGTTCTCTAGTTCATACTCAGAGCTTATGGTGCTTGATGCTCTATCCTTGGTCTTTGTTACAGAGATTTGAGGATTATTGCTTGATGAAACGGGTGGGAGGTATTCTTCGAATCGATATCTCGGTGCACGCTCATGTGGGGTTGAGACTTGACTTGCAGCATAAGCTGCAGCATTGAACATAATGTCGTCGAATATCATGCTTTTGTTGATGTTGACGTTGATAGCGTAGCGTTTCTCCTCGTTAGGTGGGAGCGGAAGAGCTTTGTCGACTGGGCTAATTGGCGTCTCGTCGCACTGAGCGACTGCATTTTGTTGCCTATATTCCGAAATCTCCTTCTCTCCCTGTGCCTTTTCCTCGTCATCGATGACTTTGACCGATGTGATATAAAACTCCGAAGGCAGTCCTGGCGGTGGCGCAGTGAACGTTGCCTGCTGCGGGCTATTT
This genomic interval from Ascochyta rabiei chromosome 5, complete sequence contains the following:
- a CDS encoding Feruloyl esterase; translation: MEAWLPSNWTGRYLSTGNGGLNGCIKYQDLAYTSGAGFAAAGTNNGHNGTAGLPFYRNADVVEDFAYRALYDGTLIGKQITKDFYGKAHDKSYYFGCSTGGRQGFKAAQDFSEEFDGIVAGAPAIAFNNLTSWSGSFFVAIGTNTSDTFVTRPQWATIHADILKQCDELDGYSDGILEYPPLCNYDPSGLLCTGSNTTSNGCLTAKQVQTVKTVLSPVYNDNGDLVYPRLQPGAEIAASGLLLSGVPFPYTTDWFRYAIYNDSTWNPSTLNTSDYDNAARINPSNIQTWKGDLSDAKKNTKILHWHGQMDAVISSANSPRYYDHVRETMGLSSEELDSFYRFFTVSGTGHCGGGDGAHAIGQAIDEVTTYDPKENILMAIVDWVEKDNAPETLIGTKYVNDTVSLGVKFQRAHCKYPKRNQYRGEGDPNVIGSWECVDA